In Esox lucius isolate fEsoLuc1 chromosome 6, fEsoLuc1.pri, whole genome shotgun sequence, the following proteins share a genomic window:
- the mlip gene encoding muscular LMNA-interacting protein isoform X3, which translates to MSGEGLYKAEVIYIKDAEKGGAGDAVQQEAFTLLKYPADHPTPPQTPAPVNTENTAHHFVSRPTTMETNVNKHQSISRQHCHNAPVGGEVSSGLLFNRVSESDERLSPASFTDPATPDSWRSQSQESVLSGSWDKDRSWSALRTSPPTSPLSFSRALSPCSSVRSGMFTPSFVRVKRQTLEPASSLVHMPPTCSSPPGESPSSSPCPLSPRSRHRLPPTRLSLLTAILRKGRLPVLSPALTLQRPYSPCWPVHSGTSCNACFAASRVTPIPVEGSAPRAPSSASVHSAAPGHSHKDGRGAESLGFIAAPRSLASKDCSTSWGKIGPHSPPLLHLSERKSNDGLVSERATSPSCQRTLSSPIPPLLHLSERKSNDGLVSERATSPSCQRPLSSPIPPLPLPFPKDTLRTVDYAKVPLPKVLSPPIYLSQSRLWYMSPDPLSSSINARPGTLSPEPKPVKNQGTLVPQDSNHPQKSSSSRLLNESPESVNASDSTLDSTSFKPKPINKNFVQALNSHLHSKLSSLSSADNKAPVSSGPKASSMGMSHNWGTPMGTLTHCASLNPPVSSPLPCSSLSKLHVMDVKPSSLSTCASEGHLPGPSQLLSVPVTSIQRHTDATSPAPLQNGVKTPPSWGQHLSVPQAYKSFRLPPNRYTAPGCTSPEPNTPPCTPDRLSLSPSPAPPARDLTPSPSLSVRSTPSPCLWRETSDSIDKRRKPHKIKLSYKTFAAIPTNNLLLVQQAIDDEVDKDRDSQDTMDRCIKADTHEEMCSPAELRQQSAELYSVIDEVLEDPISVRRTSPALGYSRETLDKGGSRWYTSLPKHLGRETKYASFNQQPYSAVERKLTDPYKTKPGVIRPAHIIPRLPEEDEKEFNSNPFTKYLDELTVNDQNKLEKTYLGETGADGKVAPGNLALNTEKTSSKNSTAKEDDLSIYSLSITESEEPNPNPANDGSCQGGATSFNPMKRHMQSDLVLGTAEHEDLIRVEKIKIYLLYSPLVE; encoded by the exons ATGTCAGGCGAAGGGCTTTACAAGGCCGAGGTGATCTATATCAAGGACGCTGAAAAAGGTGGAGCAGGGGACGCGGTCCAACAGGAGGCATTTACTCTG TTGAAATATCCTGCTGATCACCCAACCCCACCCCAGACCCCTGCCCCTGTCAATACAGAAAATACAGCCCACCATTTTGTTTCCAGGCCCACTACTATGGAAACAAATGTCAACAAACACCAGAGCATTTCTCGGCAGCACTGTCACAACGCCCCTGTGGGTGGCGAGGTCAGCTCGGGTCTGCTTTTTAATAGAGTGTCCGAGTCAGATGAGAGACTAAGCCCCGCAAGCTTCACAGACCCCGCCACACCTGATTCTTGGAGGAGTCAGAGTCAGGAGTCTGTCCTCTCCGGGAGCTGGGACAAAGACAGGAGCTGGTCTGCGCTGCGCACCTCGCCCCCGACCTCCCCTCTATCCTTCAGCCGTGCGCTGTCCCCGTGCTCCTCCGTGAGATCTGGCATGTTCACGCCCTCGTTTGTGCGAGTCAAGAGGCAAACCCTGGAACCTGCCTCCAGTTTAGTCCACATGCCGCCGACCTGCTCCTCGCCGCCTGGTGAAAGCCCCTCCTCGTCCCCCTGCCCCCTGTCGCCACGCTCCCGACACAGGCTGCCTCCCACGCGGCTCTCCCTGCTGACAGCTATCCTTCGTAAGGGCCGCCTGCCAGTCCTGTCACCTGCTCTGACTCTACAGCGGCCCTACTCCCCCTGCTGGCCCGTCCACAGCGGGACGTCCTGTAATGCCTGCTTTGCTGCCTCCAGAGTGACCCCCATTCCAGTGGAGGGGTCGGCCCCCAGAGCCCCTTCCTCAGCCTCTGTACACAGCGCCGCTCCGGGCCACAGTCACAAGGATGGACGCGGGGCAGAGTCCCTGGGGTTCATCGCCGCTCCGCGATCCCTGGCGTCTAAGGATTGTTCCACCTCGTGGGGAAAGATTGGCCCTCATAGCCCGCCGTTATTACATCTGAGTGAACGGAAATCGAACGATGGACTGGTGTCAGAGAGGGCCACCTCCCCGTCTTGTCAAAGAACTTTGTCTTCACCAATCCCGCCGTTATTACATCTGAGTGAACGGAAATCGAACGATGGACTGGTGTCAGAGAGGGCCACCTCCCCGTCTTGTCAAAGACCTTTGTCTTCACCAATCCCGCCGTTGCCTCTGCCGTTCCCTAAGGATACCCTGAGAACGGTGGACTATGCCAAAGTTCCCCTCCCCAAAGTTTTAAGTCCACCGATATATTTGTCGCAATCAAGGCTCTGGTACATGTCTCCTGACCCGCTCAGCAGTTCAATAAACGCAAGACCTGGCACTTTGTCCCCTGAACCTAAACCAGTTAAAAACCAGGGGACCTTGGTGCCTCAAGATTCAAATCATCCCCagaaatcatcatcatctagGCTTCTAAACGAGTCTCCTGAATCAGTCAACGCCTCAGACTCAACACTGGACTCCACATCTTTTAAACCTAAACCAATCAACAAAAACTTTGTTCAAGCTTTGAATTCTCATTTGCACTCGAAGCTCAGCTCTCTGTCTTCTGCAGACAACAAGGCCCCGGTTTCCTCCGGACCCAAAGCTTCCTCCATGGGGATGTCTCACAACTGGGGGACCCCCATGGGGACCCTTACCCACTGTGCGTCCTTAAACCCCCCAGTTTCAAGTCCACTTCCCTGCTCATCTCTTTCCAAGCTGCATGTTATGGATGTTAAACCTAGCTCCTTGTCCACCTGTGCCTCAGAAGGCCATCTTCCAGGCCCATCCCAGTTGTTAAGTGTCCCTGTTACCTCAATACAAAGGCACACAGACGCAACAAGCCCAGCCCCGTTACAGAACGGCGTGAAAACTCCTCCCAGCTGGGGGCAGCACCTCAGCGTCCCCCAAGCTTACAAATCTTTCCGCCTCCCTCCCAACCGTTACACGGCCCCTGGATGTACCTCACCTGAGCCCAACACTCCCCCCTGTACTCCCGAccgcctctccctctccccgtcTCCGGCGCCTCCGGCGCGTGACCTtactccgtctccctctctctccgtaCGCTCCACACCCTCTCCATGCCTTTGGAGGGAGACGTCAGACTCAATCGATAAAAGAAGAAAG CCCCACAAGATCAAGTTAAGCTACAAAACATTTGCTGCAATTCCCACAAACAACCTTCTGTTGGTCCAGCAG GCCATTGACGATGAagtggacaaagacagagatTCGCAGGACACAATGGACAGGTGTATCAAAGCGGACACACATGAAGag ATGTGTTCTCCAGCCGAGTTGCGGCAGCAGTCTGCAGAACTGTACTCTGTCATAGACGAAGTGTTGGAGGACCCCATTTCAGTG CGCCGCACATCCCCTGCCCTTGGATATTCGAGGGAAACATTGGACAAAGGCGGATCAAGG TGGTACACATCATTACCAAAACATTTGGGCCGCGAAACTAAATAT gcATCTTTCAATCAACAACCATATTCTGCTGTTGAGAGAAAACTGACAGATCCATACAAG ACCAAGCCTGGGGTAATTCGACCAGCCCATATTATCCCAAGATTACCAGAGGAAGATGAAAAAGAATTCAATTCAAACCCCTTCACGAAATATCTGGATGAGCTGACTGTCAATGACCAGAACAAG CTGGAAAAAACTTATTTGGGAGAGACGGGGGCCGATGGCAAAGTAGCCCCTGGCAACCTGGCCTTGAACACAGAGAAGACCAGCAGCAAAAACTCAACAGCTAAAGAGGACGACCTCTCCATCTACTCACTGTCAATTACTGAATCTGAGGAgccaaaccctaaccctgccAATGATGGTTCCTGCCAAGGTGGTGCAACCTCTTTTAACCCTATGAAG
- the mlip gene encoding muscular LMNA-interacting protein isoform X2 has translation MSGEGLYKAEVIYIKDAEKGGAGDAVQQEAFTLLKYPADHPTPPQTPAPVNTENTAHHFVSRPTTMETNVNKHQSISRQHCHNAPVGGEVSSGLLFNRVSESDERLSPASFTDPATPDSWRSQSQESVLSGSWDKDRSWSALRTSPPTSPLSFSRALSPCSSVRSGMFTPSFVRVKRQTLEPASSLVHMPPTCSSPPGESPSSSPCPLSPRSRHRLPPTRLSLLTAILRKGRLPVLSPALTLQRPYSPCWPVHSGTSCNACFAASRVTPIPVEGSAPRAPSSASVHSAAPGHSHKDGRGAESLGFIAAPRSLASKDCSTSWGKIGPHSPPLLHLSERKSNDGLVSERATSPSCQRTLSSPIPPLLHLSERKSNDGLVSERATSPSCQRPLSSPIPPLPLPFPKDTLRTVDYAKVPLPKVLSPPIYLSQSRLWYMSPDPLSSSINARPGTLSPEPKPVKNQGTLVPQDSNHPQKSSSSRLLNESPESVNASDSTLDSTSFKPKPINKNFVQALNSHLHSKLSSLSSADNKAPVSSGPKASSMGMSHNWGTPMGTLTHCASLNPPVSSPLPCSSLSKLHVMDVKPSSLSTCASEGHLPGPSQLLSVPVTSIQRHTDATSPAPLQNGVKTPPSWGQHLSVPQAYKSFRLPPNRYTAPGCTSPEPNTPPCTPDRLSLSPSPAPPARDLTPSPSLSVRSTPSPCLWRETSDSIDKRKPHKIKLSYKTFAAIPTNNLLLVQQAIDDEVDKDRDSQDTMDRCIKADTHEEMCSPAELRQQSAELYSVIDEVLEDPISVRRTSPALGYSRETLDKGGSRWYTSLPKHLGRETKYASFNQQPYSAVERKLTDPYKTKPGVIRPAHIIPRLPEEDEKEFNSNPFTKYLDELTVNDQNKLEKTYLGETGADGKVAPGNLALNTEKTSSKNSTAKEDDLSIYSLSITESEEPNPNPANDGSCQGGATSFNPMKKSRLIRPGNILPVFNCPILRHMQSDLVLGTAEHEDLIRVEKIKIYLLYSPLVE, from the exons ATGTCAGGCGAAGGGCTTTACAAGGCCGAGGTGATCTATATCAAGGACGCTGAAAAAGGTGGAGCAGGGGACGCGGTCCAACAGGAGGCATTTACTCTG TTGAAATATCCTGCTGATCACCCAACCCCACCCCAGACCCCTGCCCCTGTCAATACAGAAAATACAGCCCACCATTTTGTTTCCAGGCCCACTACTATGGAAACAAATGTCAACAAACACCAGAGCATTTCTCGGCAGCACTGTCACAACGCCCCTGTGGGTGGCGAGGTCAGCTCGGGTCTGCTTTTTAATAGAGTGTCCGAGTCAGATGAGAGACTAAGCCCCGCAAGCTTCACAGACCCCGCCACACCTGATTCTTGGAGGAGTCAGAGTCAGGAGTCTGTCCTCTCCGGGAGCTGGGACAAAGACAGGAGCTGGTCTGCGCTGCGCACCTCGCCCCCGACCTCCCCTCTATCCTTCAGCCGTGCGCTGTCCCCGTGCTCCTCCGTGAGATCTGGCATGTTCACGCCCTCGTTTGTGCGAGTCAAGAGGCAAACCCTGGAACCTGCCTCCAGTTTAGTCCACATGCCGCCGACCTGCTCCTCGCCGCCTGGTGAAAGCCCCTCCTCGTCCCCCTGCCCCCTGTCGCCACGCTCCCGACACAGGCTGCCTCCCACGCGGCTCTCCCTGCTGACAGCTATCCTTCGTAAGGGCCGCCTGCCAGTCCTGTCACCTGCTCTGACTCTACAGCGGCCCTACTCCCCCTGCTGGCCCGTCCACAGCGGGACGTCCTGTAATGCCTGCTTTGCTGCCTCCAGAGTGACCCCCATTCCAGTGGAGGGGTCGGCCCCCAGAGCCCCTTCCTCAGCCTCTGTACACAGCGCCGCTCCGGGCCACAGTCACAAGGATGGACGCGGGGCAGAGTCCCTGGGGTTCATCGCCGCTCCGCGATCCCTGGCGTCTAAGGATTGTTCCACCTCGTGGGGAAAGATTGGCCCTCATAGCCCGCCGTTATTACATCTGAGTGAACGGAAATCGAACGATGGACTGGTGTCAGAGAGGGCCACCTCCCCGTCTTGTCAAAGAACTTTGTCTTCACCAATCCCGCCGTTATTACATCTGAGTGAACGGAAATCGAACGATGGACTGGTGTCAGAGAGGGCCACCTCCCCGTCTTGTCAAAGACCTTTGTCTTCACCAATCCCGCCGTTGCCTCTGCCGTTCCCTAAGGATACCCTGAGAACGGTGGACTATGCCAAAGTTCCCCTCCCCAAAGTTTTAAGTCCACCGATATATTTGTCGCAATCAAGGCTCTGGTACATGTCTCCTGACCCGCTCAGCAGTTCAATAAACGCAAGACCTGGCACTTTGTCCCCTGAACCTAAACCAGTTAAAAACCAGGGGACCTTGGTGCCTCAAGATTCAAATCATCCCCagaaatcatcatcatctagGCTTCTAAACGAGTCTCCTGAATCAGTCAACGCCTCAGACTCAACACTGGACTCCACATCTTTTAAACCTAAACCAATCAACAAAAACTTTGTTCAAGCTTTGAATTCTCATTTGCACTCGAAGCTCAGCTCTCTGTCTTCTGCAGACAACAAGGCCCCGGTTTCCTCCGGACCCAAAGCTTCCTCCATGGGGATGTCTCACAACTGGGGGACCCCCATGGGGACCCTTACCCACTGTGCGTCCTTAAACCCCCCAGTTTCAAGTCCACTTCCCTGCTCATCTCTTTCCAAGCTGCATGTTATGGATGTTAAACCTAGCTCCTTGTCCACCTGTGCCTCAGAAGGCCATCTTCCAGGCCCATCCCAGTTGTTAAGTGTCCCTGTTACCTCAATACAAAGGCACACAGACGCAACAAGCCCAGCCCCGTTACAGAACGGCGTGAAAACTCCTCCCAGCTGGGGGCAGCACCTCAGCGTCCCCCAAGCTTACAAATCTTTCCGCCTCCCTCCCAACCGTTACACGGCCCCTGGATGTACCTCACCTGAGCCCAACACTCCCCCCTGTACTCCCGAccgcctctccctctccccgtcTCCGGCGCCTCCGGCGCGTGACCTtactccgtctccctctctctccgtaCGCTCCACACCCTCTCCATGCCTTTGGAGGGAGACGTCAGACTCAATCGATAAAAGAA AGCCCCACAAGATCAAGTTAAGCTACAAAACATTTGCTGCAATTCCCACAAACAACCTTCTGTTGGTCCAGCAG GCCATTGACGATGAagtggacaaagacagagatTCGCAGGACACAATGGACAGGTGTATCAAAGCGGACACACATGAAGag ATGTGTTCTCCAGCCGAGTTGCGGCAGCAGTCTGCAGAACTGTACTCTGTCATAGACGAAGTGTTGGAGGACCCCATTTCAGTG CGCCGCACATCCCCTGCCCTTGGATATTCGAGGGAAACATTGGACAAAGGCGGATCAAGG TGGTACACATCATTACCAAAACATTTGGGCCGCGAAACTAAATAT gcATCTTTCAATCAACAACCATATTCTGCTGTTGAGAGAAAACTGACAGATCCATACAAG ACCAAGCCTGGGGTAATTCGACCAGCCCATATTATCCCAAGATTACCAGAGGAAGATGAAAAAGAATTCAATTCAAACCCCTTCACGAAATATCTGGATGAGCTGACTGTCAATGACCAGAACAAG CTGGAAAAAACTTATTTGGGAGAGACGGGGGCCGATGGCAAAGTAGCCCCTGGCAACCTGGCCTTGAACACAGAGAAGACCAGCAGCAAAAACTCAACAGCTAAAGAGGACGACCTCTCCATCTACTCACTGTCAATTACTGAATCTGAGGAgccaaaccctaaccctgccAATGATGGTTCCTGCCAAGGTGGTGCAACCTCTTTTAACCCTATGAAG aaatcgagactcatcagaccaggcaacattcttccagtcttcaactgtccaattttg
- the mlip gene encoding muscular LMNA-interacting protein isoform X1 codes for MSGEGLYKAEVIYIKDAEKGGAGDAVQQEAFTLLKYPADHPTPPQTPAPVNTENTAHHFVSRPTTMETNVNKHQSISRQHCHNAPVGGEVSSGLLFNRVSESDERLSPASFTDPATPDSWRSQSQESVLSGSWDKDRSWSALRTSPPTSPLSFSRALSPCSSVRSGMFTPSFVRVKRQTLEPASSLVHMPPTCSSPPGESPSSSPCPLSPRSRHRLPPTRLSLLTAILRKGRLPVLSPALTLQRPYSPCWPVHSGTSCNACFAASRVTPIPVEGSAPRAPSSASVHSAAPGHSHKDGRGAESLGFIAAPRSLASKDCSTSWGKIGPHSPPLLHLSERKSNDGLVSERATSPSCQRTLSSPIPPLLHLSERKSNDGLVSERATSPSCQRPLSSPIPPLPLPFPKDTLRTVDYAKVPLPKVLSPPIYLSQSRLWYMSPDPLSSSINARPGTLSPEPKPVKNQGTLVPQDSNHPQKSSSSRLLNESPESVNASDSTLDSTSFKPKPINKNFVQALNSHLHSKLSSLSSADNKAPVSSGPKASSMGMSHNWGTPMGTLTHCASLNPPVSSPLPCSSLSKLHVMDVKPSSLSTCASEGHLPGPSQLLSVPVTSIQRHTDATSPAPLQNGVKTPPSWGQHLSVPQAYKSFRLPPNRYTAPGCTSPEPNTPPCTPDRLSLSPSPAPPARDLTPSPSLSVRSTPSPCLWRETSDSIDKRRKPHKIKLSYKTFAAIPTNNLLLVQQAIDDEVDKDRDSQDTMDRCIKADTHEEMCSPAELRQQSAELYSVIDEVLEDPISVRRTSPALGYSRETLDKGGSRWYTSLPKHLGRETKYASFNQQPYSAVERKLTDPYKTKPGVIRPAHIIPRLPEEDEKEFNSNPFTKYLDELTVNDQNKLEKTYLGETGADGKVAPGNLALNTEKTSSKNSTAKEDDLSIYSLSITESEEPNPNPANDGSCQGGATSFNPMKKSRLIRPGNILPVFNCPILRHMQSDLVLGTAEHEDLIRVEKIKIYLLYSPLVE; via the exons ATGTCAGGCGAAGGGCTTTACAAGGCCGAGGTGATCTATATCAAGGACGCTGAAAAAGGTGGAGCAGGGGACGCGGTCCAACAGGAGGCATTTACTCTG TTGAAATATCCTGCTGATCACCCAACCCCACCCCAGACCCCTGCCCCTGTCAATACAGAAAATACAGCCCACCATTTTGTTTCCAGGCCCACTACTATGGAAACAAATGTCAACAAACACCAGAGCATTTCTCGGCAGCACTGTCACAACGCCCCTGTGGGTGGCGAGGTCAGCTCGGGTCTGCTTTTTAATAGAGTGTCCGAGTCAGATGAGAGACTAAGCCCCGCAAGCTTCACAGACCCCGCCACACCTGATTCTTGGAGGAGTCAGAGTCAGGAGTCTGTCCTCTCCGGGAGCTGGGACAAAGACAGGAGCTGGTCTGCGCTGCGCACCTCGCCCCCGACCTCCCCTCTATCCTTCAGCCGTGCGCTGTCCCCGTGCTCCTCCGTGAGATCTGGCATGTTCACGCCCTCGTTTGTGCGAGTCAAGAGGCAAACCCTGGAACCTGCCTCCAGTTTAGTCCACATGCCGCCGACCTGCTCCTCGCCGCCTGGTGAAAGCCCCTCCTCGTCCCCCTGCCCCCTGTCGCCACGCTCCCGACACAGGCTGCCTCCCACGCGGCTCTCCCTGCTGACAGCTATCCTTCGTAAGGGCCGCCTGCCAGTCCTGTCACCTGCTCTGACTCTACAGCGGCCCTACTCCCCCTGCTGGCCCGTCCACAGCGGGACGTCCTGTAATGCCTGCTTTGCTGCCTCCAGAGTGACCCCCATTCCAGTGGAGGGGTCGGCCCCCAGAGCCCCTTCCTCAGCCTCTGTACACAGCGCCGCTCCGGGCCACAGTCACAAGGATGGACGCGGGGCAGAGTCCCTGGGGTTCATCGCCGCTCCGCGATCCCTGGCGTCTAAGGATTGTTCCACCTCGTGGGGAAAGATTGGCCCTCATAGCCCGCCGTTATTACATCTGAGTGAACGGAAATCGAACGATGGACTGGTGTCAGAGAGGGCCACCTCCCCGTCTTGTCAAAGAACTTTGTCTTCACCAATCCCGCCGTTATTACATCTGAGTGAACGGAAATCGAACGATGGACTGGTGTCAGAGAGGGCCACCTCCCCGTCTTGTCAAAGACCTTTGTCTTCACCAATCCCGCCGTTGCCTCTGCCGTTCCCTAAGGATACCCTGAGAACGGTGGACTATGCCAAAGTTCCCCTCCCCAAAGTTTTAAGTCCACCGATATATTTGTCGCAATCAAGGCTCTGGTACATGTCTCCTGACCCGCTCAGCAGTTCAATAAACGCAAGACCTGGCACTTTGTCCCCTGAACCTAAACCAGTTAAAAACCAGGGGACCTTGGTGCCTCAAGATTCAAATCATCCCCagaaatcatcatcatctagGCTTCTAAACGAGTCTCCTGAATCAGTCAACGCCTCAGACTCAACACTGGACTCCACATCTTTTAAACCTAAACCAATCAACAAAAACTTTGTTCAAGCTTTGAATTCTCATTTGCACTCGAAGCTCAGCTCTCTGTCTTCTGCAGACAACAAGGCCCCGGTTTCCTCCGGACCCAAAGCTTCCTCCATGGGGATGTCTCACAACTGGGGGACCCCCATGGGGACCCTTACCCACTGTGCGTCCTTAAACCCCCCAGTTTCAAGTCCACTTCCCTGCTCATCTCTTTCCAAGCTGCATGTTATGGATGTTAAACCTAGCTCCTTGTCCACCTGTGCCTCAGAAGGCCATCTTCCAGGCCCATCCCAGTTGTTAAGTGTCCCTGTTACCTCAATACAAAGGCACACAGACGCAACAAGCCCAGCCCCGTTACAGAACGGCGTGAAAACTCCTCCCAGCTGGGGGCAGCACCTCAGCGTCCCCCAAGCTTACAAATCTTTCCGCCTCCCTCCCAACCGTTACACGGCCCCTGGATGTACCTCACCTGAGCCCAACACTCCCCCCTGTACTCCCGAccgcctctccctctccccgtcTCCGGCGCCTCCGGCGCGTGACCTtactccgtctccctctctctccgtaCGCTCCACACCCTCTCCATGCCTTTGGAGGGAGACGTCAGACTCAATCGATAAAAGAAGAAAG CCCCACAAGATCAAGTTAAGCTACAAAACATTTGCTGCAATTCCCACAAACAACCTTCTGTTGGTCCAGCAG GCCATTGACGATGAagtggacaaagacagagatTCGCAGGACACAATGGACAGGTGTATCAAAGCGGACACACATGAAGag ATGTGTTCTCCAGCCGAGTTGCGGCAGCAGTCTGCAGAACTGTACTCTGTCATAGACGAAGTGTTGGAGGACCCCATTTCAGTG CGCCGCACATCCCCTGCCCTTGGATATTCGAGGGAAACATTGGACAAAGGCGGATCAAGG TGGTACACATCATTACCAAAACATTTGGGCCGCGAAACTAAATAT gcATCTTTCAATCAACAACCATATTCTGCTGTTGAGAGAAAACTGACAGATCCATACAAG ACCAAGCCTGGGGTAATTCGACCAGCCCATATTATCCCAAGATTACCAGAGGAAGATGAAAAAGAATTCAATTCAAACCCCTTCACGAAATATCTGGATGAGCTGACTGTCAATGACCAGAACAAG CTGGAAAAAACTTATTTGGGAGAGACGGGGGCCGATGGCAAAGTAGCCCCTGGCAACCTGGCCTTGAACACAGAGAAGACCAGCAGCAAAAACTCAACAGCTAAAGAGGACGACCTCTCCATCTACTCACTGTCAATTACTGAATCTGAGGAgccaaaccctaaccctgccAATGATGGTTCCTGCCAAGGTGGTGCAACCTCTTTTAACCCTATGAAG aaatcgagactcatcagaccaggcaacattcttccagtcttcaactgtccaattttg